A genome region from Setaria italica strain Yugu1 chromosome III, Setaria_italica_v2.0, whole genome shotgun sequence includes the following:
- the LOC106804213 gene encoding uncharacterized protein LOC106804213, with translation MLAENNYGVWAVKMKIFLRTQGVWAAVESKSPVDEKMDQITLAAIVQAVPEAVVIAISEEEKVKKVWKALEDMHVGEERVKKARVQTLKRELAGMYMGDSEKNNDFALKVTTIVNEICSLGTKVEEITVIEKLLHFVPDKFGPLISTIEQWGNVEEMSVMETIGRLRAFEESSKGRRRDKEVEQQLLATCAEPRLTRAEWEAMVAQEKMSSNGSNSNSNKTGEKKYRGKFDKSKIDCRNCGEFGHFADECPVEKKVQNGVAQLVVADVDNEPKLL, from the coding sequence ATGCTCGCGGAGAACAACTACGGAGTATGGGCTGTCAAGATGAAGATCTTCTTGCGCACACAAGGTGTGTGGGCGGCTGTGGAGAGCAAAAGTCCGGTTGATGAGAAGATGGACCAAATAACTCTCGCCGCCATTGTCCAAGCTGTGCCGGAGGCCGTGGTAATAGCCATTTCTGAGGAggagaaggtgaagaaggtgtgGAAAGCTCTCGAGGATATGCACGTCGGTGAAGAGCGCGTCAAGAAGGCCCGAGTACAAACCCTCAAGAGGGAGCTTGCTGGTATGTACATGGGCGATTCCGAAAAAAATAATGATTTTGCTTTGAAGGTCACCACAATCGTGAACGAGATTTGCTCTCTCGGCACGAAAGTGGAGGAGATCACAGTCATCGAGAAGCTCCTGCATTTTGTTCCCGATAAGTTCGGACCCCTCATCAGCACCATTGAGCAATGGGGGAATGTGGAGGAGATGTCGGTGATGGAGACGATTGGGCGCTTGAGGGCGTTCGAGGAGTCTTCAAAGGGGCGGCGTCGTGACAAGGAGGTGGAGCAGCAGCTGTTGGCCACATGTGCTGAGCCACGGCTCACGCGTGCCGAGTGGGAGGCCATGGTTGCTCAAGAGAAAATGAGCAGCAATGGCTCCAATAGCAACAGCAACAAGACCGGTGAGAAGAAGTACCGCGGCAAGTTCGACAAGTCCAAGATCGACTGCCGCAACTGTGGTGAGTTCGGACACTTCGCTGATGAGTGTCCTGTGGAGAAGAAAGTGCAGAACGGTGTGGCGCAACTCGTCGTGGCGGACGTCGATAATGAGCCCAAGCTGTTGTGA